AAGGCGTAGGccccctaggggctcgcccagtccaaaagGAATATCCACAGTTGCTTAGGTAAATTTTACATACACAAACTCcaactattttaattttcacCTTCACGAGAATGATAACCTTGCTTCTAGAAATAATTGCTTACATATGCTATATTTAATCACGGACATTGACATTATGTGCTAGCTGCTAATCATATCATCAATAAGTTTCCTAACAGATATGAATGAAGACCCACCGCTAAGAACAGCTTTCCTGGCCTTCTCTTTCATCTCTTGCACCTTCTTATGAACCATATTATCTTTATCCATCAAGTGTTTCAGCCCTTTCTCTATCTCCTCTGCCACTACAAGAGCACTACCTTTTCTATAATCCACTCTCAGCTCCACTGCTAATCCCCATTCCTTCACCATCATAAAAGCATTAAGTTGCTGTTCAGCATAGATAGGCCAAGTCAATATTGGCACCCCAAACCAAAAGCTTTCCAAGATGGAATTCCAACCACAATGAGACAAAAACCCACCAATAGCTTTGTGAGCCAAAACCTCCACTTGGGGTGCCCATTCACACAACATTCCTCTACCTTCTGCCAATTCTAAGAACCCTTCTGgtaaatttttctcttcattgTCTGTGGTTGGTGGAGAACGCAAAGCCCACAAGAACCTGACTCCACTACGTTGAAGTCCTAGTGCTATTTCTCTTGTTTGAGATGGATCAAAGGTTCCCCTGCTCCCAAAGCCTAGAAAAACAACAGAGGAATCTGGCTGCTCATCAAGCCAATTCAAGATAAGGTCATGCTTGGCTTGGTCTAAATTTGGGCTTGGATGACCTTTAAGATTAAGCAAAGGACCAATTGCATAGATTGGAGGAGAATGATCATCAGACAATGCATCAATAGCATCCTGCTCCAACTCAGAAAAAGCATTCACAATAATACCTTTGGTGTCTCTGAACCTCGCAGCAAGCTTGTGATAAGCAACATATCCACCATCTTGGTTGAAACATGCATTTGGTAGAACCCTTGGTGGGACTAAATTTGAGAAACCGGGAATCAACAACTCAGGATCAGAGTTACTGAACACATCCTCAATCTGTCGTTTCTGAATGGAAAACATGAGGCCCAAAAACCCAACATTTGATGTCAAAAACAAATAAGAAGGGATACCCAGTTCATTTCCCACATCAATCATAGGAACACAGAAGAAATCTATGACCAAACCCACAACTGGGTTTGGATAAGATGATACAATGTTTTGTATAGTGGCTTTCACATGGGGTACAAGGCTTTCCATGTAGGACAAGATGTAGTGTTCAGGTGACTTCTGTACCTCCTGTGAAGGTGGTTCTGCTTGAGGAACATCAATGAGTTTGATCTGAGGATGTGAAGCTAGAAGTGTTGTGGTGTATGTGTCTGGAGGTGTGTAAGGGAACCTGATGCTGAGCACCGTGATGGAAAGATGGTTGTCACGGTTGGTTATGAGCTTTGCAAATTCCAGGGTTGAGGCTAAGTGGCCTACTGCTGGTGAGGGAATGAAGATCAACTCTGCTTTGTTTCTCATTTGGTCGGTGGCCATTATCTCTTCTTCGTTCTCGTTGTGTGGTGGGAGTAATGTGACAGAAACATTAATAAGAGATGTGTGTAGAAGAAGAAAATTTGAACTTTTGCATTATTGTGATCTTTTTGGTTCAATGATTAAACACTTTTTTCGGTGGCCATGCATGTTCTAGATATAACTTTTCATGGGTCAATACTGGACTACTAAAGGTGTTCAAACACTTTTTTTGGTGGTCGTTTTAGATTGCtagaaagagaaaaatttaaggaaaaaaaaaaggcaaactTTTGCATGTTGTCGGCTGAGAGACAGTTATAATGCTGTTTCTCTCACAACCAATAAATGAATGCCAAGTGGAAGCCATGGGGTTAGTGGGTGCCATGTCATCTCAACTTAATAAAAATCAGagtttggtcccccaactatatgaattaatataatagtatataatttcttttcaatatcaattattaatttaattagtcAAAAATAGTAaatctgaaaaatctaaatttGGGGATAATCTTTCAGAACCCTAAAATCAAAATTTCTAATCTCTGCAACTTCAACCATCACCATCGCACTGTTCATCACTGCCGCCCCTGTCAATCACCGCCACTGTCCATCACCGCCGCACCTGTTCATCAAATTTGCGTCGCAGTCGCGCCTCTCTTCACCGCCCGTGTTTCAATCGGATCCCAATCTTCAACCGTGTTCATCGTCTTTGCATCGCCGCCACGCCGTCTCTTCACCGCTCGTGTTCTTCGTCTATTTCATCCAACAAACACCCGTGTTCATCATCATCGTCTTGCTTTCTCTTCACCGCTTgtgttcatcatcttcttcgccCAGATGACGCGTTCTGCATATCCTTCGTTCGCCTTCTTCGTGGTCTCGCCGCCGTCGCGTTATTCATCCTGGGTTCTTGATCTTCGTTAACGTTGaatttatataataaatttataaGAGTGCGTTTGAATGTTCAAACATGGTCGTGTTCCAGTGGTAGGTTTCTTTAAAATACTCCTATAGGTCCCAGGTTCAAGTCCGACCTGTAAcggtttttaaattattttaacattTTATTGCCTGTTAAAttataagttatatatatatttatagttGCAATTTACACTCAAAGGGTTTCATGTCCCAGTGGTATCATGCTTTCCAATTTGTCTACAGGTCATTGCTTCCAGTCCAACCTGAAGCAgtgtttttgttattttaccattttactatttttttcccaGTGAagttataatatattaataaaatattcttattttatgataatataaaataatcaattaaaaatacatataaaatAATCTTCAAGtataactttttaaaataatcTCCTAATTCTAAGTATATTTTTAATAacttttttaagtttttaaaattCTTTTAGGTCCATTCTATAATAAGTTAAATAAAGCATATAGTCATTGTTTTATATCGGTTAAGGTATAAGACAATATCACCCTATAGCACTTATAGTCATTGCTATATATCGATTAAGATCTAAGTCAATATTGTCATTTAGCACCTATAGTCATTGCTATATTTCAATTAAGGCCTAAGTCAAGATTGCCCTAAAGAACATAGAGTCATCGCTTTATATCGACTAAGGTCTTAATCGAGGGTTGCACTTTTCTTAGTCGTACTATATCGATGGAGGTCTTAGTTGCCCTATAGCACTTATAATCATTGCTATATATCGATTAAGGTCTAAGTCAAGATTGCTCTATAGAACATGGAGTCATCGCTTTATATCAATTAAGGTCTAAGTCAAGATTGCTCTATATAACACAGAGTCGTCGCTTTATATTGATTAAGGTATAAGTCAAGATTGCCCTATAGAGCATAGATTCATCGCTTTATATTGATTAAGGTCATAATCGAGGGTTGCACTTTTCTTAATCGTACTATATCAATGGAGGTCTTAGTTGCCCTATAGCACTTATAGTCATTGTTATATATCGTTTAAGGTCTAAGTCAAAGGTTGCTCTATAGAACATAGTTATCGCTTTATATCGATTAATGTCTAAGTCAATATTGCTCTATATAACATAGAGTCATCGCTTTATATCGATTAAGGTATAAGTCAAGATTTTCCTATAAAACATAGAGTCATCGCTTTATACCGATTAAGGTCTTAATTGAGAGTTGCACTTTTCTTAATCGTACTATATCGGTGGAGATCTTGTAAAAGTAACTAATTttaaacaatatatattaaCGCAAAACTTTCAACTTATTATAATGTAGCATAGTGGTAAGCAAAGTAATTGGTTCAATTGACTTGTTATCCACTAGTTAATTACATATATTATACTTCTGTCACCATTAATAAATTAAAGCCAACTAGTTAATTGCACCTACGAGTGATCATTTATATCGATTAAGGACGTAGTCGAGGGTTGCCCTATGCTTTACATTGATTAATGACATAGTCAAGGGATGCTCTATAACACTTTGTAGTGATTGCTTTATATCGATTAAGGACTTAGTCGAGGGTTGTCCTATAGAACTTTTTAGTGATCGCTTTACATTGATTAATGACTTAGTCAATGGATGCTTTATAACACTTTGTAGTGATCGTTTTATATCGATTAAGGACTTACTCGAGGGTTGACCCTTAGGGTTGGCATTGATCGCTTTATATCGTTTATGGTCTTGGTCAAGGGTTGGCCTATTGCAATTGGTATTGATCGCTTTATATCGATTAACACTAATATTTTCGGTTTGACTTATATTGAGTAACActaatattttcatgtaaaataaatGTGGTGTAGTGGTAAAAAAAGTAACTATTCCATATGAAGTCTTAAGTTCGAATCCTACTTGTAGctttttttatgtattttttaacaTTTGCTCTCatttaaacaaaaatcaaaGCAATATTATTGTTGATTAAACAAAATATTATGCCAACACGATTCGAACTCGAGTCCAGGCAATCATGAAGGAAAACAGTTACCATTAAACCAACCAAATTTAATTGATTATTTTGGCTTATTAATGTATATTATTCTTACGTGACAGTTAAACATttaaatagatatttatcaTGATTTGTCTTGTAGTGCTTTTCATGATCAAAATATATCGATTAAGGACTTAGTCGAGGATTGACTTATAGCACTTGGTAGATAACCCTTTAGATTGATTAAGACTTCGTTGAGAGTTGCATTATAACACTTGGAGTGATCGCCTTAGACTGATTAAGGACTTAATCTAGGGTTGACCTTTGTAAGACTCCTTCGAGGGTTTCCAATTAGCACTTGGAGTTATATTGATTAAGAACTTAGTCTAGGATTGAACTTTATAAGACTTCGTCGAGGGTTTCCCTATAGCACTTGGAGTGATCACTATTAGATTGATTTAGGATTATCTAGGATTTCCCTATAGAACATAGAGTCATCGCTTTATACCGATCAAGGTCTTAAtctaggttttttatttttcttgatcGTACTATATCGATAGAGGTCTTAGTTGTCCTATAGCACTTATAGGCATTGTTATATATCGATTAAGGTCTAAGTCAAGATTGCTCTATAAAACATAGATTCATTGCTTTATATCTATTAAGGTATAAGTTAAGATTGCCCTAAAGAACACAGAGTCATCGCTTTATATCGATTAATGTCTTAATCGAGGGTTGAAATTTTCTTAATGGTACTATATCTACGGAGGTTTTAGTTGCCATGTATTATTAAAGTAGCTCATTCTAAACAATATATAATAATGCAAAAGTTGTCTTCGTAATATAGTGTAGCCCAGTGGTATTTGAAGTAACTGGTGAGTTTGATGTTCTGTGTTCGAATCCTGACCGAAGtaaggtttttatttttataatcctCATTTTAACCAAAATCAAAGTATtgttaaatacaaaaaaaagaAACCCTACGAGGTTCGAACTCAGGTCACAACACAGATAAAGGAAGGTACTCACCAACAAGCCATCGAAGTTTAATTGATTTGATATCCACTAGTTAATTAAATATACTATTCTTCACCTTCACTCATCCATAACCCACAATCCTCCTGATCTTGAACATCCTCATTCATCAGAAGGTAAAACAACAGGCCTTTCTCCGTCGCATCTTCTCGTCCCAGATCCATCGCCGCCGCTCCCACCACTTCGTCTTCGTCGCCATCGTCAAACGAAAGGCCTTGCTCCGTCGTCGTACCTGTTTGCTTGAGCCTAGCCGCCGCACCTCCTCGCCCCAGCACCCGCGCCGTCACTGCAGTGGCTGCTATGGGTGGTGAAACCCTAGCAGAACGCCAGAACCCAACCCAGATATTTCAATCGAAATCAGAACTCAAAAAACAAGCTATCAACAATTaacaatcaaaattatatgttaAAGAGAGACCAATAGTGCCCATTTCTGCCTCTGTTCCAGAAAACCTTCGATCTGCGGCGGAGCTTGTCTTAGAGGGTTTCTGGGAACTCTTTCTTCGTCCTGGAGGATTATCGAGCATCCTTGAGGTTTTTTGTGGTCGGGTTTGAGAGCAAACCCATACGGGGGTCGTTGGGTGGGCTCCGCCGGAAAACAGAGGAGGAGATAACAGTGGTGGCTCGGTTCTGGGTAAGGAAGGAGAGGAATCAGTGGTGGTGAAGTGATGATGGCTGGCTTGGCTGCATTCATGGTGATGAGAGAAAGcatgaaggaaaaacctgaaggaATAAAGggaaatttttaaaattcaaaagaacaaattaaaatattattagttGGGGGATAAAGTGAAATTTTTAAGAAGTAAAAGGACCAAAATGTGAAATACAAGACTTACTAAGCTACCAGATGACATGGCAACCTATTACATTTGGCATATTTTAATTGGCAGGAAAAGGGGGGGCATGACTGCTGTTTAAAACAGGAACAACATATTTAAGCttgccaaaaaaaaatcaataaaggAGATATGATAGCAATTGTTCAGATATAGTATTTACTATTATGGATCACACATGCACGGTAGTTGGAGATGATGGGTCTCGGGTGTTTCTCACTATCCTGCTCACCTGTCATTCTTGCTTTTACATTATCAAAGTATTGTGCTTAATTTTGTAATATATACCGCCTTCTGTTCCTTATTAACCGTCATTTCAAGAGTATGGCATTTAGACCCTAATTTATTCcctttaaatttataatgaaaCAACTGTCAACTGTGGTCCattgtcaaatttttttttttttttgctaatgtgGAGGGCTAAAAGCCCCCATTGTCAATTTTTATATACCAAAAATCCATaagttttcattttctattcaaGTATTTAGGGAAAAAATGGTGTTAATGATAAATAGGAGatataatataaatttgaaaagtCTAGAATTCACAAGTTTAGTGAAAAATTCCTAAAACTTGAAAGAATTTAGAAATGTGAGATTATGGTTTGAAGATTGTCATTTTAGACGTGTTTGATCCTGCAAAAATTGTGGATTCTATTGTCATTTAAGATTGCGGTTGGTTAAATTTTGTGTCCCGCAATTAAAATTGCAGTTtgtaaaaaaattgtgttacGCAGTTCAGATTGCGGTATGTAAAGGGACACGATTGAGACACAATAATACATATCGCAAATTGGAAAGTTCTCTATATAATGAGTACCTCAAATTGATGATGTCGAACATAAATGAACATTTTGTATACCATAATCTATGTTTGGGAGCATAAAAAAATACACACCGCATTTGAGATTGCAATTGCGGTATGTAGAATTATAGGGGTGTCCACCGGTCGGTTTCGGACGGGTTCGGGCCAAAAAAGCTCAAACCGACCAAAACCGACCACCATGGATACTGGACCGTCACCGTCCGATTAGCCAATCGGTTTTCTCGGGTTCCGGGTTGGGCGGATTGCGGGATACTCGGGCGGGTTCATTCGGTTACCTGTTCAGATCTTAAAAAAATTTGGCAAAAAAGAAGAGAATATGAGAGGGGGAACCAGATGCAGAGAATACATTGAGATCTAGATGAAagtgaaaaatagaaaaatgaaagagagaGATCGAACGTTGGTGTCGCACCGCAATTGTGCTTCAACTCGAAAGTCTTGCTGGGGGTGAGGGGCAGCTGCGTGATTAGTGCTATGTTTGGAACGGTGGATGGATAAAGGAAAGAAGGGTGAGGGGAAAGAAAACATTATCGAAAATTGTGCACCTCTGTTTGCTTGCATTATTACTGTGGATGGAAAGACTGATTTTTGCGGGACCCACAACAAAAAAGCTTTCCTTCCAAATTGGAGAGAAAACTGCAGCTTACTGGTGCTTCAATTTGAAAAGACTAAATAACCATTTGTTTACTTATTATTACAactgtttttaatttattttgtaattGGTGTAAAGTATTTATATTTCTGAAACTTTCTACGTAAAGGGAAGAAAAATTTATttcttataataataaaaaattaatgcgTGGAACAATAAAATAGTATTTTAAAATAGATAATTTTTCACATTAGTTTTGAATAAtgattataatataaaatagtTGAGGATGTTTATGTCATTTCATGTATACACACTTTTCTTTCCACTCATTatttctttccctttcttttcaaccaaacaaccttaaaaatcatctcactttcttttctctttctttccttttcctttcctttcttttcctttctttcttttctcttttctttccgAACCAAACATACCCTAGAAGAAGAAAGTTGGATTGTCAAGCATGCATAAATGACTGCCATGGTTTAGAAGCTCTAACGGTGGAGCATACAGCATACCCACCACAACATCCATCTCTTTACTTTGATCAAAAATGTGCCCTTACTTTTAGTATTATACATAGATAATTAATAAATGAGTTTGCAGCTTTATGCACGTTTTTGGAGAAAGAAATACATATTAAAATGTGTTTGCAGCTATAGCTAGGAGAGAAAGGTTTATAGGCACAGTAGCTACATGTAGTAAAAGTAATGGACGAAGTGACACAAAGAGAGTAAGTACAcggttaattatattaaatgatTTTGATATCACAGCCTTTGAGAAAATATGAGAGGTTGTGCCTGCATCAGAGCTATACAGGTACTCAAATCACATGCCTATAGAGTAGACTACTACATGAACAGGTATGATTAAGtgtctgtttggttttcagttggtTGAATGTGAAAGCACATTCACTCAACCCAGCAAGTGAATTCCGTTGGTTGAATGTGCATTGGAAATCGTGATCTCGAATTCCAATGTTTCAAACGCACTTCttaactgaaaaccaaacagacaCTAAGATGGGAGCGGTCGAGTCGGACACCGtcagaattttttttcaatatccGCACCCGACCGTGATAACCGTGTCAAACCACCTTTTTTTCACCCAAATAACCCGTTATCCGACCCGACCTACCCATTTGCACATAAAAAAATTCGGGTTTTTCGGTTTTCGGGCGGGTCACGGGTTGGTGGACAGCCCTATGTAGAAATATGTTATCAATAAATGCAATAGTTTTGTGGTGATTTGGAAGAGAAATAAGAATATAGGACTTAGATTAATAAGGTTTGTTATATCACGAAGTGCCTAAAGAATTAAAGGTTTATGGTTTTTTCACCGATGAAGCACTTTCATCATAACGACGAGATTTTTTTCCGTCCAATCTTATCTATTACTAACATCTCTTTAGCGTCGCAATATTACCAGCAACAATGTCCTTCACAACATTACTGGCGGGTCAAGTCGTCAGCCACAAGTAAAAAATTTAGGGGAAAACCTGAACTTTATGCTTTTTGCAAATTTGCACCATGAACTTTTATTTTGCGATTAATCCTTAAACTTCTACTATTGTTATGATAGATgtttttattcataaatagtaagaCTTTAATGTTTAATTACAATGAATcgtaaaatttaaagatgtttatttgcaaaaagtacaaaagattaatatgagtttatgttttttttctttcttgagaaagtaaaaatttatatttaattatcatTACTAACTTAACCCAAATctaataaaaaatgtttattattaaaataataataaaagtttAAAGTTTAATTGagacaaaataaaaatttatggcATGTTTGCAAAAGACACAAAGTGGTTATAACTCTTTACCCAAAAAAGTTATCATCGAGACCAATACATCACTAAAACTTCAATATTTTTTAGATACGGAAGTATTGCCATCCCAACAAAACATCAAGCAAGAAAAACAGAACATGAAAGAATGTATGACATTGTATGTCCCTTAACTAAATCTGTCACAAACAAACTTCAATTTCAAACATATATTCAAACAACAATTTCTTAGTAGAGCAGTCCAATTTCTTGTCGAATTTATTCATTGATTCTTAGAAATTAGAAAATTCCATCTATGAAGTACGAGAATAGTTATCACTTACTACCTATCATATTATCAACGAGTTCCCTAACAGATAAGAAAGAAGAACCACCATTTAGGACAGCTTTCCTTGCCATCTCTTTTACCTCTTGCACCTTCTTGTGCACAATGTTATCTCTGTCCATCAAGTGTTTCAGCCCTTTCTCTATCTCCTCTGCAATCACAAGAGCACTACCTTTTCTATAATCCATTCTCAGCTCAACTGCTAATCCCCATTCCCTCACCATCCTAAAAGCATTCAGCTGTTGTTCTGCATAGATAGGCCATGTCAATATTGGTACCCCAAACCACAAGCTTTCCAAGATGGAGTTCCAACCACAATGAGACACAAACCCACCAATGGCTTTGTGAGCCAGAACCTCCACCTGGGGTGCCCATTCACACAACATCCCTCTCCTGCTACCTTCCATCCATTCTAAGAACCCTTCTGGTAAAGTTTTCTCTTCATTGTCAGTTGTTGTTGGAGAACGCAAAGCCCACAAGAATCTAACCCCGCTTCGTTGAAGTCCTAGTGCTATTTCTCTTGTTTGAGACGAATCAAAGCTTCCCCTGCTTCCAAAACAGAGAAAAACAACAGAGCAAGGTGGCTGCTCATCTAGCCATTTCAACAAACTGTTGTGCTGAGCTTGGTTTAAATTTGGGTTAGAAGGACCCTTGAAATCAATCAAAGGACCAACAACATAGATTGGAGGGGTATGGCCATCAGATAATGCATCTATAGCATCCTGCTCCAACTCAGAAAAAGTATTCACAATAATCCCTTTGGTTTCTCTGAACCTCTCAGCAAGCTTGTAATAGGCAAAATATCCACCATCTTTGTTGCAAGCAGCATCAGGTAAAACACTTGAAGGAACTAGATTGGAGAAACCCAGAATCAACAATTCATGATCAGAATGACTGAACACATCCTCAATCTGACGTTTCTGAAGAGAAAGcatgaaactcaaaaatccAACATTTGTTGTGAAGAACAAATAAGAAGGAATACCCAATTCATTTCCCACATCAATCATGGAAACACAGAAGAAATCTAGGACCAAGCCCACAACTGGGTTTGGATTAGTTGATAAAATGTTTTGCATAGTGACTTTGACATGGGGTTTGAGGCTTTCCATGTAGGACCACATGTAGTATGCTGGAGGTCCAAGTGGTTGCTTCTGTGGGGGTGGTTCTACTTCAAGGAGATCAATGAGTTGGATCCGAGGCTGTGAAGCCAAAACTGATCTGATGTATGAGTTTGAAAAGGGAATGGTTGGGAGCTTGATAGTGAGCACTGTGATGGAAAGATTGTTGTCACTCTTGATCAGGAGCTGTGCAAATTCAAGGGTTGAGGTTAAATGGCCAATTCCTGGTGAGGGAATGAAGATCAGTTCTGTTTTCTTCTCATTCAGAGCCATTCTCTTCAGTTAATTTCTTGGTTTTGTGGAGAGTGAGGGTTCCTATACAAGtagcaacaatgatatatacacaacTCCTTTTTTACACtttatttccacctatttttatctctatctctctcctcttatcacttatcacatcttatactttctttctcttacttttttcatttctttctatctctctcctcttccacctcattccacctcatttttgaggtatAAATAATTATCCATACAAGTAGTATAGTATTTGTCTAGCATTTGAGGTCTTAGTGGTGACATTTTCAAGCCTTCAATTGATCTTTTATGACATAAGATCGCAGAACAAGGACATGGAACTAATCTATATTTTATGAGAACTGGTGTAGTGAAAGAAAATTTGGCTAATCTAATAATCCAATTGATCATAAACTAATCTATTTAATCTAAAACCGACTGTGGATACTttgttcaagaaaaaaaatacatgtgtttttatatttttt
This is a stretch of genomic DNA from Lotus japonicus ecotype B-129 chromosome 1, LjGifu_v1.2. It encodes these proteins:
- the LOC130734007 gene encoding UDP-glycosyltransferase 71K2-like, giving the protein MATDQMRNKAELIFIPSPAVGHLASTLEFAKLITNRDNHLSITVLSIRFPYTPPDTYTTTLLASHPQIKLIDVPQAEPPSQEVQKSPEHYILSYMESLVPHVKATIQNIVSSYPNPVVGLVIDFFCVPMIDVGNELGIPSYLFLTSNVGFLGLMFSIQKRQIEDVFSNSDPELLIPGFSNLVPPRVLPNACFNQDGGYVAYHKLAARFRDTKGIIVNAFSELEQDAIDALSDDHSPPIYAIGPLLNLKGHPSPNLDQAKHDLILNWLDEQPDSSVVFLGFGSRGTFDPSQTREIALGLQRSGVRFLWALRSPPTTDNEEKNLPEGFLELAEGRGMLCEWAPQVEVLAHKAIGGFLSHCGWNSILESFWFGVPILTWPIYAEQQLNAFMMVKEWGLAVELRVDYRKGSALVVAEEIEKGLKHLMDKDNMVHKKVQEMKEKARKAVLSGGSSFISVRKLIDDMISS
- the LOC130734008 gene encoding UDP-glycosyltransferase 71K2-like, coding for MALNEKKTELIFIPSPGIGHLTSTLEFAQLLIKSDNNLSITVLTIKLPTIPFSNSYIRSVLASQPRIQLIDLLEVEPPPQKQPLGPPAYYMWSYMESLKPHVKVTMQNILSTNPNPVVGLVLDFFCVSMIDVGNELGIPSYLFFTTNVGFLSFMLSLQKRQIEDVFSHSDHELLILGFSNLVPSSVLPDAACNKDGGYFAYYKLAERFRETKGIIVNTFSELEQDAIDALSDGHTPPIYVVGPLIDFKGPSNPNLNQAQHNSLLKWLDEQPPCSVVFLCFGSRGSFDSSQTREIALGLQRSGVRFLWALRSPTTTDNEEKTLPEGFLEWMEGSRRGMLCEWAPQVEVLAHKAIGGFVSHCGWNSILESLWFGVPILTWPIYAEQQLNAFRMVREWGLAVELRMDYRKGSALVIAEEIEKGLKHLMDRDNIVHKKVQEVKEMARKAVLNGGSSFLSVRELVDNMIGSK